TCCATCCCTGCCCACCGCCTTCCTATCCGGCCTCTGCCAGCGCCCCCTGCGAATACCGTCGCATCCTCCAGGGGCCACCGCGACACGCGGCCCTTCGTGCTGAAACAGGACCTTCGGACGGGTTGCACCGGGGCGGTTTGCGGCGATGGTGGATTCATACGGCTGGTCAGCCCAGCTTCGTGCCCATGAGGACCCTGGAGCCGGGCGCAGTCCCATCAGCGTTGAAGCTGACAGCAGGTACGGGTGTCGCGAGTGGCCCCCACCCGCGAGAGGGAGCCAGTGATGAAGCACAGCAAAATCGGCAGCCTGATGGTGAGCGATGTCATCTCGGTGATTCCGCAAACCCCGTTCAAGGAGGTCGCCAAACTGCTCGCGGTGCACCGCATCAGCGGCCTGCCCGTGGTCGACACCGACGGCAAGGTGCTCGGTGTGATCTCCGAGAGCGACCTCATGCTCCGGCAGGCGGGCGTGACGCCCGAGCCGGGACCCACTCGCAGCGCCCGGCTGGCCTGGCCAACAGCGCCGTCCGGCGGCACCGACAGCCCCCTCACCGCAGATACCAAGGCGCACGCGATGAGCGCCCGGGAGCTGATGTCGCACCCCGCGATCACTGTCAAGGCCGACGACACCATCACCGTGGCCGCCCGCACCATGGCGGAGCATCGCATCGAGCGGCTGCCCGTGGTCAATGCAGAGGGCCGCCTTCTGGGTATCGTGACCCGCCGCGACCTGCTTCAAGTCTTCCTGCGGCCGGACTCCGACATCCGCCGGGAAATCGCCGACGAGATCCTGAACCAGACGCTGTGGGTACCCCCAGGGACGGTCCAGGTGCATGTGATCGACGGTGTGGTCACCCTCGAAGGACAGCTTGAGCGGTTCAGTGACATCCAGGTCGCGGTGCGGCTCGCCCAGCAGGTGGACGGTGTGGTCTCCGTCATCGACAAGCTGACCTACCGCTACGACGACTCCGGCTCGAAGCCTACCCAGCAGACACGATCCGCCGTCACGGGAGACGGAGGGCACGGCGGGATCCCTGGGGAGAGGTCACCGTGATCACGGGGTGTGGTCTTCTCGGGGCGCTGCCCCGGGACCGGGCGGAGTCGAATCATGCCGCTGGCCCGTGAGGTGTCCTTCGCGACAGGCGCGCGCATCCTCAACCAGGACGCCAAGGCCGCTTCTGGGAAACGGGCACGGTTGTGCTCGAGGGATCCGGTACTTGATCACGCACTGTGTACCTATGTCTCCGCGGTGGGCGCTAAGCGGCTCAGGGCTGAGCGGGTGCGACTGCTCGATCTGATCGCGCCTTAGCGGCGCCGGTCCCGAGCTCTGAAACGGCTGACGCGAGAGGAGCCTGAAGTGCCTGAAACTCCGCACATCGTGAGCGACGTGATGACCCTGAAAGTCGTAGCCGTCAGGCGCGACGCGCTCTTCAAGGAGATCGTCCGGGCCATGGAGCAGTGGAAGGTCAGTGCCCTGCCGGTCCTGGAGGCCGAGGGCCGCGTCATCGGTGTCGTCTCCGAGGCAGACCTTCTGCCCAAGGAGGAGTTCCACGACAGGGCCATGAGCCTGACCGAGCAGAGGCAGCGCCTGTCCGACCTCCTCAAGGCGGGAGCAGTGACCGCGGAGGAGCTCATGACTGCCCCTGCGGTCACGGTCCGCCCCGACGCCACCTTGGCACAGGCCGCGCGGATCATGGCGGTGAAGCACGTCAAGCGGCTTCCTGTGGTCGATGCCGAGGACATGCTGCAGGGCATCGTCAGCCGTGCCGATCTGCTGAAGGTGTTCCTGCGTCCGGACGAGGAGATCGAGGAGGAAGTCCGCCGCACGGTGATCGCCTACCTCTTCCCCGCCTTCAGCCATGCCATCCACGTGCATGTCCACGAGGGGGTCGTCACCCTCCGCGGACAGATCAACGACACCTCGCTCATCTCCGTGGCCGCGCGCCTCATCCGCGCAGTGGAGGGCGTAGTCGACGTCGAGCCCCACCTCACCGGCGAGTCCGCCGCGCCCGCCGGTCCGGAAGGCGCCTAGCAACCCGGAAGCCGGCCATGTCGGCGCATCAGGTTGACGCGTCCGTGCTGCGGACCGGCGCCACCACCGGCGCGCGGTCGCTCCCGCTGGCAGAGGTGCGCGAAACCCACACCGCAATCGTGTTCTTCGTTGGTGACCGCGCCTACAAACTCAAGAAACCGGTCGACCTCGAGTTCCTGGGCTACACCACCGTGGAGGCCCGGCGGATTGCATGCGAGCGGGAAGTCACTCTCAACCGTCGCTTCGCCCCCGACGTCTACCTGGGTGTGGGTGACATCCGCGTCCCGCATGCGGAGCCGCCCGAACCTGTCGTGGTGATGCGTCGCATGCCGGCGGAGCGCCGACTGTCCCAGCTCGTGCGGGAAGGCGCGGCCGTCGATGATGCCCTGCGTGCCGCCGTCGCCCGTCTGCTCGCCGGCCGACGGCGGCGAGTGAACCCCCAGGCCGAGCGCAGCCTCGGCACCTCGTGCCGCCTCATCGGCTTCTGTCGGGTGTGACGATCCTCTGGAAGCCATACCTCTACGGGAACAGGGCTGGTCGGCCCTTCGCTCTGGACCGATCGGCCCTGCTTCTCGCGGAGGAACAGTGGTGCTATGGAACTGAGCCGAGGGCACCCCATCAGACACGGGGAAGCGGAGTAAGCCGCGCACCGTGCAATCAGGGTCCGCGAGAAGCGGGCAGCCCTCGGCTCGACGATGCCGGGAGGCTGCCGCCCGTCCGGGCCGGGTCGCCGGGTGTTCAGCCCTGCGAGTCCCCGCCCGTCTCGTATCCGGACAGGCCAGCCGCAATGCGGCACGGGCCAGGCTCGGCGACCCTGGAGGCAGAGGCAGGCGTCGGGAGGAGCCGTCCTATGCACTGGGAGACGATCCACAAGGACACCCCACCGGGCGTCACGCCGAATCTCGCCGACTACGATCAGGTTCGTTCCGATTTCACCTGGTCGCACGCACGTACTGCGCTGGCCGGGCTGCCCGGCGGCGGGCTGAATATGGCCTACGAGGCGGTTGACCGGCATGCCGGACCGGACCATGGTGACAAGGTAGCGCTGCGGTGCATCGCCCGTGACAATGCCGTCTCGACGGTCACGTACGCCGAGCTGGCCGATCGTACGGCCCGTTTCGCGAACGTCCTGCGCTCGCTCGGCGTCGCCCACGCAGACCGGGTGTTCACCCTGCTGGGCCGCTGTCCCGAGCTCTACACCGCGGTGCTTGGCACGCTGAAGAACACCAGCGTGCTGTGCCCTCTCTTCTCCGCGTTCGGCCCCGACCCGGTCGAACAGCGGCTACGGCTGGGCGACGCCCGCGTGCTGGTGACCGCTGCGGCCCTGTACCGACGCAAGGTCGCCGATCGGCGGGCATCGCTCCCCGATCTGAAGCACGTGCTCATCGTCGGACCCGGCGCGGAGGAGCTTCCCGGCACGGACTCCTTCGATGCCCTGATGGCCTCCGCATCCGACAGCTTCACCATCCCGCCGACGTCGCCCGAGGACATGGCTCTGCTGCACTTCACCAGCGGAACCACCGGGACCCCCAAGGGCGCGATCCACGTTCATGAAGCGGTCGTCGCGCACCACGCCACGGCCGCTTACGCGCTCGATCTGGACCCCGAGGACGTGTACTGGTGCACCGCCGACCCCGGCTGGGTCACCGGCATGTCGTACGGGATCATCGCCCCGCTCGTGCATGGCGTGACGGCTGTCGTCGACGAGGGCGACTACGACGCCCGGCGCTGGTACCGGATCCTCGGCGAACAACGGGTCAGCGTCTGGTACACCGCACCGACGGCCCTGCGGATGCTCATGCGCGCCACACCCCGACAGGGCCCGTACGACCTGCCGCGCTCGTACGATCTGTCGGCGCTGCGGTTCATCGCCTCCGTCGGCGAGCCTCTGAACCCCGAGGCCGTGGTGTGGGGCCTAGATGTGCTGGGCCTGCCCGTGCACGACAACTGGTGGCAGACCGAGACCGGTTGCATCATGATCGCGAATTATGCGGGCTGCGAGATCCGGCCCGGCTCGATGGGGCGGCCGCTGCCGGGGGTCGAGGCTGGAGTGCTGGAGCGCGGCGAGGACGGCCGGGCACGGGTCACCGACGGCCGGGTGACGCTACTGGAGAGCCCGGGCGTTGAGGGCGAGTTGGCGCTGCGCCCCGGCTGGCCGTCCATGTTCCGCGGCTATCTGCACGACAAGCAGCGGTACGAGGCCGCGTTCGCCGACGGCTGGTATCTGACCGGCGACCTGGTCAAGCGAGATGCTGACGGCTGGTTCTGGTTCGTGGGGCGAGCCGACGACGTCATCAAGTCGGCGGGGCACCTAATCGGGCCGTTCGAGGTGGAGAGCACACTGATGGAGCACCCGGCGGTCGCGGAGGCCGGTGTGATCGGACGGCCGGACCCCGTCGCCGGGAGCATCGTCAAGGCGTTCGTGTCGCTACAGCCCGGCATGGAGCCGACGCCCGTGCTGGAACGTGAGCTGCTCGCTTTCGCCCGTCGGAGGCTCGGCCCGGCCGTCGCGCCGCGGGAGATCGCCTTCGACCAGAGCCTGCCCAAGACCCGCAGCGGCAAGGTCATGCGCCGACTGTTGCGTGCCCGTGAACTCGGCCTGCCCACCGGCGACCTGTCCACTCTGGAGGGATCCGCATGAGTCCTGCCCGCGGCACCCGCCAACGAAAGACCTCGAAGAACGCACAGACCGAGACCACCACCTCCCCCGACCGAACCAGAGTCACCGCGAAGACCGCGGCTGATGAAAGACCGCCGTCGGCCCACCAAGCGGCGGCCGGGCACCAGGGCGCACTGCTGCTCGGCATGCTGCGCATCCGGCGCTTCGAAGAGCGATGCGTCGAGCTGTACAGTGCCGCGAAGATCCGCGGATTCGTCCACCTCTACATCGGCGAGGAAGCCGTCGCCGTCGGCATCAACGAGGCGCTGCGCCCTGAGGACGCGGTGGTCTCTACCTACCGCGAGCACGGCCATGCGCTCGCCCGCGGTATCCCGGCGGAGGCCGTCATGGCCGAGATGTACGGGAAGACGACCGGCTGCAGTGGGGGCCGGGGCGGGTCCATGCACCTGTTCGACGCGGGCCTTCGCTTCTACGGCGGCAACGCCATCGTCGCCGGCGGTCTCCCCCTGGCCGCCGGTCTCGCCCTCGCCGACCGTATGCGCGAGCAGTCCCGTGTCACCTGTTGCTTCTTCGGCGACGGCGCCTTCGCCGAAGGCGAGTTCCATGAGACGGCCAACCTGGCCGCCTTGTGGAACCTGCCGCTGCTGCTGGTGTGCGAGAACAACCTCTACGCCATGGGCACCGCCATCGAGCGCCACGAGGCACAGACCGACCTGGCCATGCGCGCCGCCTCGTACGGCATGGTCGCCTGGGCTGTGGACGGAATGGACGTCGAAGCCGTCGAGCAGGCCGCCCGCCAAGCCGCCGAAGCCATCCGGGCAGGCGCCGGACCTCACTTCCTCGAACTGCGCACCTACCGCTTCCGCGCCCACTCCATGTACGACCCCGACCGATACCGGGACAAGGCAGAGGTTGAGCGATGGAAGGACCGGGACCCTATCAACCGGCTCATGGAGCGCATGCGCGAGGACGGCGAGCTGGACGACGAGGAACTCGCCCGAATAGAGCACCAGGTCACCGAGGAAACCGACCGCGCCGTCGAAGCGGCCGAACAGGCGCCGGAGGAGCCGGTCGAGAACCTGCTCCGCCACGTCACGAGTTCCTCGGCCGAGGTGAACTGACGATGGGCACCACCCAGCCGGAGGACGGGAAGACCACCTACCGGGAAGCGATGCGGGAGGCCCTGCGGGAGGCCCTGCGCTCCGACGACCGCGTCTTCCTCATGGGCGAGGACGTGGGCCGGTACGGCGGCTGCTTCGGCGTCAGCCTCGGCCTGCTGGAAGAGTTCGGTCCGAGGCGAGTGCGCGACACCCCGCTGTCGGAGTCCGGATTCGTGGGCGCCGGCATCGGCGCGGCCCTGGCCGGCATGAGGCCCATCGTCGAGATCATGACCGTCAACTTCAGCCTGCTCGCCCTCGATCAGATCCTCAACAATGCCGCAACCCTGCTGCACATGTCCGGTGGACAGCTCCCCGTACCGCTGGTGATCCGGATGACGACGGGCGCGGGACGGCAGCTCGCCGCCCAGCACTCCCACAGCCTAGAAGGCTGGTACGCACACATCCCCGGCATCCGTGTGCTCGCTCCGGCGACGATCGACGACGCGCGCCACATGCTGGCCCCGGCACTGGCCGACCCCGACCCAGTGCTGATCTTCGAACACGGAGGTCTCTACAACACCGCCGGTGAACTCATCCCACCCACTGCCCCCGTGAACCTGGACCACGCTGCCATCCGCAGGCCCGGCACCGACATCTCCCTGATCACCTACGGCGGTTCACTGCCCAAAGCCCTCGCTGCGGCAG
This DNA window, taken from Streptomyces sp. SCSIO 30461, encodes the following:
- the pdhA gene encoding pyruvate dehydrogenase (acetyl-transferring) E1 component subunit alpha; translation: MSPARGTRQRKTSKNAQTETTTSPDRTRVTAKTAADERPPSAHQAAAGHQGALLLGMLRIRRFEERCVELYSAAKIRGFVHLYIGEEAVAVGINEALRPEDAVVSTYREHGHALARGIPAEAVMAEMYGKTTGCSGGRGGSMHLFDAGLRFYGGNAIVAGGLPLAAGLALADRMREQSRVTCCFFGDGAFAEGEFHETANLAALWNLPLLLVCENNLYAMGTAIERHEAQTDLAMRAASYGMVAWAVDGMDVEAVEQAARQAAEAIRAGAGPHFLELRTYRFRAHSMYDPDRYRDKAEVERWKDRDPINRLMERMREDGELDDEELARIEHQVTEETDRAVEAAEQAPEEPVENLLRHVTSSSAEVN
- a CDS encoding alpha-ketoacid dehydrogenase subunit beta, which gives rise to MGTTQPEDGKTTYREAMREALREALRSDDRVFLMGEDVGRYGGCFGVSLGLLEEFGPRRVRDTPLSESGFVGAGIGAALAGMRPIVEIMTVNFSLLALDQILNNAATLLHMSGGQLPVPLVIRMTTGAGRQLAAQHSHSLEGWYAHIPGIRVLAPATIDDARHMLAPALADPDPVLIFEHGGLYNTAGELIPPTAPVNLDHAAIRRPGTDISLITYGGSLPKALAAADELATEGIRAEVTDLRTLRPLDDAAIAASVARTHRAVVIDEAWRSGSLAAEVSARIAEASFYELDAPVERVCSAEVPMPYALRLEEAALPQAADIVAAAHRAVD
- the acsA gene encoding acetate--CoA ligase; protein product: MHWETIHKDTPPGVTPNLADYDQVRSDFTWSHARTALAGLPGGGLNMAYEAVDRHAGPDHGDKVALRCIARDNAVSTVTYAELADRTARFANVLRSLGVAHADRVFTLLGRCPELYTAVLGTLKNTSVLCPLFSAFGPDPVEQRLRLGDARVLVTAAALYRRKVADRRASLPDLKHVLIVGPGAEELPGTDSFDALMASASDSFTIPPTSPEDMALLHFTSGTTGTPKGAIHVHEAVVAHHATAAYALDLDPEDVYWCTADPGWVTGMSYGIIAPLVHGVTAVVDEGDYDARRWYRILGEQRVSVWYTAPTALRMLMRATPRQGPYDLPRSYDLSALRFIASVGEPLNPEAVVWGLDVLGLPVHDNWWQTETGCIMIANYAGCEIRPGSMGRPLPGVEAGVLERGEDGRARVTDGRVTLLESPGVEGELALRPGWPSMFRGYLHDKQRYEAAFADGWYLTGDLVKRDADGWFWFVGRADDVIKSAGHLIGPFEVESTLMEHPAVAEAGVIGRPDPVAGSIVKAFVSLQPGMEPTPVLERELLAFARRRLGPAVAPREIAFDQSLPKTRSGKVMRRLLRARELGLPTGDLSTLEGSA
- a CDS encoding CBS domain-containing protein, whose protein sequence is MKHSKIGSLMVSDVISVIPQTPFKEVAKLLAVHRISGLPVVDTDGKVLGVISESDLMLRQAGVTPEPGPTRSARLAWPTAPSGGTDSPLTADTKAHAMSARELMSHPAITVKADDTITVAARTMAEHRIERLPVVNAEGRLLGIVTRRDLLQVFLRPDSDIRREIADEILNQTLWVPPGTVQVHVIDGVVTLEGQLERFSDIQVAVRLAQQVDGVVSVIDKLTYRYDDSGSKPTQQTRSAVTGDGGHGGIPGERSP
- a CDS encoding CBS domain-containing protein produces the protein MPETPHIVSDVMTLKVVAVRRDALFKEIVRAMEQWKVSALPVLEAEGRVIGVVSEADLLPKEEFHDRAMSLTEQRQRLSDLLKAGAVTAEELMTAPAVTVRPDATLAQAARIMAVKHVKRLPVVDAEDMLQGIVSRADLLKVFLRPDEEIEEEVRRTVIAYLFPAFSHAIHVHVHEGVVTLRGQINDTSLISVAARLIRAVEGVVDVEPHLTGESAAPAGPEGA